The Oncorhynchus clarkii lewisi isolate Uvic-CL-2024 unplaced genomic scaffold, UVic_Ocla_1.0 unplaced_contig_9046_pilon_pilon, whole genome shotgun sequence region TTGGTAACATGAGGAATACTTACATCTCTTTCTCCAGCTGCTGCTGAATCAGCTTAGCAGATTTTGCCATGGTGATATCTACACGGAAAATATCATTAGCAAGCATTAACATCATGATGGGGAGGTATTTGTGGAAGGAGTGGGAAGGTTGAAAAGGGTGTCACGTCACCTTGCTTGTTGCAGGCCACTATCAGATAGGGGACATTCCTGGACACTGCACTGTCAGtcaacaggaagtacaggaaCTCAGCCACGTCTCTCACTTCCTTCTGGAATATGGCACTGTCCACCACAAAGACTATGGCCCTGCagttagagagaggagataaTAAAAGAAAGTTAAAGGGTGTCTTTCAGAATCTTGTTCTTCGGTCAACCACAGTGCTTTTCATATTATAGACCTTCCCTGAATACAAACACCCTTATCTTTACTCGCCTGGCTGCTGACTTGAACTTCTCCACATACTGCGGACGAAGACTGTCATGTCCAGGGAGGTCGATCAGGGTCCAGCTGCTGCCCTGCACACAGTGAAGAAGGAAAAAGGGACGGACAAGCCAGTGTTTGACAGTTGACAAATGCATTTGTCATATAATTAAAAACAATCGCTTCAGATCCTACTCCCTCACCACCATACCATAGTTGCCTCCTTACCTTCTCGTTCTTGGCTTTGTAGGGGGCACTGCTGTCTGTGATGGAGGTCTGGGTCTTCTTGAACTTTCCTGACAACAACTGGAAATAAAGATCATCAGTGTCGTACAACTTCTGCCATCTGTAAACATAAATAGTTGGAATAGGCATGCTAGATGTTATACTGATGATGCACTCACTCGACTAAAGAGGAGGGTCTTTCCAGAATCGCAGAGACCAACCAGCAGCACAGCACTTTGGACAGTTTTGCTGCTCAGGAAGTACTTCAACAACACTAAAATGTAAACCAATCATAGATGTTTCAGTTTGGTTTTTAGCTATCATACAAAGTTAACAACATGGAACAGAGGAGCACCTGATAAACAGCGAAgtacagtaacgttagctagatagatagatatagattgCTACTATGCTAGTGACAGCTGTTGGTAACTAGCAAGCTAATTTACCCAGCTAGTTTATCTTAgattgctaacattagctagcaggctttttttttgtcttgataaaagacaacaacaaaaaaatctcacAGCACAGAAAGCCAGCAGGCTGAAGCCAGGCTAGTGACAACTCAAATACAGGTTTACATTCACTCTGTTCCTGAGGATGAGGCTAGCTAACGTGAACTGGAAGTATATTACAATAGTTAGCTTACCAAAACTAATGACAACAACAGCCAAAGAAATGATAATTCCGATAATAAATATGGGGTCTTGGTGTTCTAACTCCTTCCGTAGAGCGTCTAAATAAGGTTGAAATGGATTTTCTCCAGCTTCCACGTCTCTGTTGTCCTCCATATTTTAGCTTTCACTTAACTTCACCAGCTGCTGAGTACAGACAGTCAGAACAACGAGACAGATATAtaaccggatgtataaatgtgaagtaTCCGGTtagcgtttccactcactaccaaatatggtagtgagaggatcCCAGAGGTCGGCAGTGGGAGAAGACGGAAAGAGattgatgttgttgtttttttaaatggagtTGTTTAGAATAAGTGCAAatgcgaattgagttattgcacatgcGCACTTCACAACGGAAATATGCTAATATATGCTAGGACGCACCAATAGCAACTCGCTAGCTCGTTCTTGGCTCTGCCCATCCCTTTgcctgttctgcccactatggctCTTTTGTTCTCATTTGAAATGACAagatgtggtctatcttggtttagtaaTAAACATCTTTACACGTACTTTCTTTAAACAGACATGCGCAGTAACTGATTTTAGATGTTCTTCTTCGTCTGTCTTTCCGACAGACTAGACCCTTTGTTTCGTTTTGCTGCAATTCACAGTTTGGAGAGTgcatggacaaaaaaaatgaaaagtgcGGGTTAAGGGAAATTGAACCGCCATCTGACTCTAGtgcccttcagaaagtattcacacaccctTTCCTTGACTTTACCACATttcgttgtgttacagcctgaatgtaaaATGGGTTATGTTTAGATTGTGTTGTCACCGGCcttaacacaataccccataatgtcaaactgGAATTCTGTTtatccacatttttacaaataaataaaaaattaaacgcTGAAACATCTTGAGtaaataagtatttaacccctaaataagttcaggagtaacaagtcacataataagttgcatggactcactctttgCAATAATAAGGTGTaccatgattttttaatgactacctcatcatCTGTAAGGTTAAtattgaatgttcccgagtggcctagttacagttttgcctTAAATTGGGCttgtattaaaatgtattgactcaggaggttgaatacttatctaaccATGGTGTTTAAtttttcataataataataaaaatgttgGAATTTCTCTTCCACTTTggcattttgtgtagatcgttgacaaaattacaattaaaccaatttcaatcccactttgtaacacaacaaaatgtggaaaaagtcgaggggtgttTAAACTTTCTGAAACCACTGCACACACCACTATCCCAAACACACCTCATCACCCCTTCCCACTACTTTGTCCCCAACAGATCCTACACCAGGCCGTCTGCATGGGAGGCTGGAACCCCCATCTCTCAAAACCCCCTGTAGATCTTCTACACTAAAATCTCTGATACCCAAAAACTTTACTGCTACTGACAATTCAATATTCTGAGATTTTATTTCCATCTGTGCGGTACAATTAATGACCGTAGCAATAAATGTCAAGATGCCACCCTTACTAAAGGACAAACTATTTGGGTCACTCTGTACTGactcacagggatcctctcaggatccctttCCCtttgtccactatcctctacttTCCTCACTGCATCAGCATATGACACTGCTCTTGTAACAGAgacacagggagtcaggaagcaggtacAGTCAGTGAGTTCAATAGGAACGAACATGgagtaaaaacaaaaacaggagaaGTGTCAAAACAGGAAGCAATACTACCTAACGGAGCGCTAGATAAAGGGGAAGTAATCTGGGTAGTGATGAAGTTCAGGTGTGCCTCATTATGGAGCGCAGGTGTCCGTATGGATGGGTTGCCAGGACTGGAGCGGCGGAGCGTGATTAGACATGACAGCTCTCACCCTGGAAACTTCAATCTGACTCACTCGCacaggacatttctgatccccagcaacatggCCTCGCCCACAATTGAAACGCTCCACTTTTTCCAACGAAGCTACACAGTCTTTTGTCCCATggcctcctgcacacttctcacacctcggaatctccctcctacatacTGCTGCAACATGACTATAAGCTTGGCACCTGAAGCACTGTAGTGGGTTCGGAACAAAAGCTCTCATGGAACAACTTATATACCCTAGCATGACTTTATGCGTCAAACACTCAAAACtcagaaggacagacagggtcTCCTCAATCTCGCGCTCGCCATCAAACGGCGTGCATCACAGACACCAAGGATCCCCAACTTCAGTTGATCCACCTTAACACACATCCCAGTTATCACTCCTTTCAGCTGCACTCTGCACCTGagagcaaataaataaataaatgttttaaaaaatgttagATTTTGTCAGTAGGGGGCAATCTATCCAGATCAATCATCATACAATGTATCCAGATACCATCAAAGATATTAGCTAGCAAAGATAAGTCTAAAATGCTTATAGTAAATTAAAAAGAAAAGTGCTTTTATTTCATACTGGTAGGCATGTGTTTTTCATAAAACTAGATAAGTCTAACAATTGTCCTTTATTTTCTGTTTAAACAGAATTGAAACGTTTTTAGTAGCCAAATATGATGAAACTGTTCAGACAATTTAGGCAAAAAAAATAGCACATAGACTTATAAAATAAATGCTAATGTAAAGGAAAGATCGACATTTACACGATAGTTATCAGTAAGGAAAATGGGAGAGGGtttagtatttattttatttagtccAGGGTCCTGTCATTTGTTATCCATTTAAATGTCATATTGCTCAGGGTTGGGAAATTAGTTGCTTATTATAGTACAGTGTCTCATGTGTGCCTCATGATGCCCCTCATCCCTGATTCTCTGCTGGGCGCTCCATATCAAATGTGCCTAGTGTGGTCTCAGTAAAATGACCTATAGTCTATAAACCTAGgctgggggcggcaggtagcaagatcaaacccctgagctgacgaggtaaaaatctgtcgttctgcccctgaacaaggcagttaacccactgttcctaggccatcattgtaaataagaatttgttcttaactaacttgcctagttaaatactaAGAGCATGCTTGGAGAACCACATTTCTATGAGAAAGTACTTCCTTCCCGAGTTTTTGCGCTGCTAGGCCTACTGATGTCCTGATTAGTTTGAGATGGAGAGCGTGAAGATTAGAAAGACCAAAggtaatttttttttattattattcccctgaacaggcagttaacccaatgttcctaggccgtcgttgaaaataagaatttgttcttaactgacttgcctagttaaataaaggttaaaaaaaatacaatttcaaaaaTCCGGGTCCTAAGCTTGCTACTGATATAATTAAATGGAGCTGATTATATAAAACAGTCTGACTGGGGCATGGAGCGAGATTCCCGAAGGCTGGAGCATCGGCCAAGGCAGGTACAATTTCACTCCAATAGCGCTCACTCCACCAGGTCAGGGCATGCCCGTCCCAGAATGCATCTGtcgtctacttgtgtgctgctatagctccttgctttagctactgtcatgaaGTTCccaaaatattttcataaagaaaacACACAGAAGGTAACTTACAAAGAcgaggaccaagagcaagagagggagtgtagtgatgtagtgtccactactaaagagagggagtgtagtgatgtagtgtccactactaaagagagggagtgtagtgatgtagtgtccactactaaagagagggagtgtagtgatgtagtgtccactactaaagagagggagtgtagtgatgaagtgtccactactaaagagagggagtgtagtgatgaagtgtccacaactaaagaagagagggagtgtagtgatgtagtgtccacaactaaagaagagagggagtgtagtgATGAAGTGTCCACAACTGAAGAAGAGAAagagtgtagtgatgtagtgtccacaactaaagaagagagggagtgtagtgatgtagtgtccacaactaaagaagagagggggacgctctgccagtctgcaaggagccgccagagctgccagtcagcatggagcagccagggccgccagtcagcatggagcagccagggccgccagtcagcatggagcagccagggccgccagtcagcatggagcagccagggccgccagtcagcatggagcagccagggccgccagtcagcatggagcagccagtcagcatggagcagccagtcagcatggagcagccagagcagccagtcagcatggagcagccagagcagccagtcagcatggagcagccagagctgccagtcagcatggagcagccagtcagcatggagcagccagagctgccagtcagcatggagcagccagtcagcatggagcagccagagctgccagtcatcatggagcagccagtcagcatggagcagccagagctgccagtcgaccagactctcccagatctgccagtcgaccagactctcccagatctgccagtcgaccagactctcccagatctgccagtcgaccagactctcccagatctgccagtcgaccagactctcccagatctgccagtcgaccagactcttccagatctgccagtcgaccagactcttccagatctgccagtcgaccagactcttccagatctgccagtcgaccagactcttccagatctgccagtcagccaggatctgccagccagccaggatctggtagattcatcaacctgcctgagcttcctctcactcctgagcttcctctcactcctgagcttcccctcagtcccgagctgcctcagtcccgagctgcccctcagtcccgagctgctcctcagtccagtggggttctgggtgaggactactaggccatggtcggcggcgagggtggactatccagggacgcgaggagaggggactaagacattgattgagtggagtccacgtcccgcgccggagccgccaccatggacagacgcccacccggaccctccctattgttttgaggtgcgttcgggagtccgcaccttagggggggggttctgtcacaccctggtcgaagtattttgtgtttatctttatttatttggtcaggccagggtgtggcatgggtttttgtatggggattgtagctagtagggtgttctagctaagtctatggctgtctgaagtggttctcaatcagaggcaggtgtttatcgttgtctctgattgggaaccatatttaggcagccatattctttgagtttgtcgtgggtgattgtccttagtgttagtttgcaccagtttaggctgtttcggttttcattacgtttattattttgtagtgtttgtattttgattcgtgttttacgtttgtttaataaacatggatcgcaatctacacgccgcattttggtccgactctccttctcatacagaatacCGTTACAGCTGCGAGCTTTATGTCCCTACCAGCATAGTGTTGCACTCccaaatgcttcacaatgtatttctttgtaggctatagccttgaaataactGAAATAATATAGTCTAAATCATTCATTTAGGCTAcaggctccctgtctggctcctgacctatttagagtgtttacatgctgtttaatatgacatgtagccatTTTAGAAATGATGAGAGCTTCTTACTttcaccttttcatgtttattAAAATACCTTTCACTCaaatcatatggtttggtttcaatattTTCAGGTAGTCCCTGTCCATGGTGGTCTGCGAATCAACAAACCTTGGTTTCAATACTTTCAGGTAGTCCCTGTCCATGGTGGTCTGCGAATCAACAAACCTTGGTTTCACTACTTTCAGGTAGTCCCTGTCCATGGTGGTCTGCGAATCAACAAACCTTGGTTTCAATACTTTCAGGCAGTCCCTGTCCATGGTGGTCTGCGAATCAACAAACCTTGGTTTCAATACTTTCAGGTAGTCCCTGTCCATGGTGGTCTGCGAATCAACAAACCTTGGTTTCACTACTTTCAGGTAGTCCCTGTCCATGGTGGTCTGCGAATCAACAAACCTTGGTTTCACTACTTTCAGGTAGTCCCTGTCCATGGTGGTCTGCGAATCAACAAACCTTGGTTTCAATACTTTCAGGTAGTCCCTGTCCATGGTGGTCTGCGAATCAACAAACCTTGGTTTCACTACTTTCAGGTAGTCCCTGTCCATGGTGGTCTGCGAATCAACAATCTTGGTTTCACTACTTTCAGGTAGTCCCTGTCCATGGTGGTCTGCGAATCAACAAACCTTGGTTTCAATACTTTCAGGTAGTCCCTGTCCATGGTGGTCTGCGAATCAACAAACCTTGGTTTCACTACTTTCAGGTAGTCCCTGTCCATGGTGGTCTGCGAATCAACAAACCTTGGTTTCAATACTTTCAGGTAGTCCCTGTCCATGGTGGTCTGCGAATCAACAAACCTTGGTTTCAATACTTTCAGGTAGTCCCTGTCCATGGTGGTCTGCGAATCAACAAACCTTCTGGCTACTTTGCCATATCATGCTTACAAAAAGAAGAATcgtttctaaaactgcatatctaaggctgTCCTATGGGTGAGGGTAAACGTGTTGCTGAAAAAagcatgttctctgctatccacttaTGTTTTAATTATTCTTTTGGGTACAGTggagtttttttttggggggggggggtgcgttcTGGGTGAATCGGGttaaatatatacactactgttcaaaagtttggggtcacttagaaatgtccttgttttttaaagaaaagcacattttttgtccattaaaataacaacaaattgatacagtgtagacattgttagtgttgtaaatgactattgtagctggaaacaactgatttttaatggaatatctacatagtcatacagaggctcattatcagcaaccatcactcctgtgttccaatggcacgttgtgttagctaatccaagtttgtaatttaaaaggcaaattggtcattataaaacccttttgcaatgatgttagcacagctgaaaactgttgtactgattaaagaagcaataacactggcctttagactagttgagtatctggagcatcagcatttgtggatcaaaatggccagaaacaaagaactttcttctgaaactcgtcagtctgttcttgttctaaGAAATAAAGACTATTTCatgcgagaaattaccaagaaactgaaaatctcatACAGCGCTTTGTCCTAAACCCCTTCATcggaacagcgcaaactggctctaaccagaatagaaagagtagtgggaagccccggtgcataactgagcaagaggacaagtacattagagtgtctagtttgagaaacagacgcctcacaagtcctcaactggcagcttcattaaatactacATGCAACacatcagtctcaacgtcaacagagaAGAGGCgaatccgggatgctggccttctaggcagagttgcaaaaaaaaaatcatatctcagaccggccaataaaaataaaagattaagatgggcaaaataacacagacactggacaaaggaaGAAAATTGTTATTGACAGACAAATCTAAATTTGAGGTGTTCGCAttacaa contains the following coding sequences:
- the LOC139399905 gene encoding signal recognition particle receptor subunit beta-like; translation: MEDNRDVEAGENPFQPYLDALRKELEHQDPIFIIGIIISLAVVVISFVLLKYFLSSKTVQSAVLLVGLCDSGKTLLFSRLLSGKFKKTQTSITDSSAPYKAKNEKGSSWTLIDLPGHDSLRPQYVEKFKSAARAIVFVVDSAIFQKEVRDVAEFLYFLLTDSAVSRNVPYLIVACNKQDITMAKSAKLIQQQLEKEM